A single region of the Brassica rapa cultivar Chiifu-401-42 chromosome A03, CAAS_Brap_v3.01, whole genome shotgun sequence genome encodes:
- the LOC117133022 gene encoding protein SRC2 — protein sequence MASFQLQRAIENPTLELKIVSASELSHVDAEDKMDVYAVVSINGETTEKTQAAKTPIDYDGCFNPTWNHTIKFLFNEEAAREGLLTLKVELFSYWLEGRDDLYLGEVNVSVQELFTTNPLPPFANGNVNKMKSLTCPIKLTDGGCANARLSLLYRFKPAPVEGPYHPEPQDHSPSIGQPVYPNPDPGRQLVVYSPRIQTGTTKMVLEVVIKHAKDIRDVNAFSVMDVYASVAILKDRKVKDRINTPVDFAADTNPKLNHRVKFSLDEKLAQEGRLILLVEMMSHRPFLGDKEIGFVRLPIQQLLASNLPTPLKNGEGNGMKLETHALTGPYGKKGVVSFTYRFLTEQVTFSTVTPPSTTTSQPYMYLPVSPHSYASSDPVQVTPSYVPVQQGGNAGPSNGLVPIYMPTPYQPHGYQQYPTLPAAQPYPHPQPPPPQL from the coding sequence ATGGCTTCCTTCCAGTTGCAAAGAGCCATAGAGAACCCAACACTTGAGCTTAAAATTGTATCAGCCAGTGAACTAAGCCATGTTGATGCCGAAGACAAGATGGACGTATACGCCGTAGTTTCAATTAACGGCGAAACTACTGAAAAGACACAAGCGGCCAAAACACCCATTGACTACGACGGTTGTTTCAATCCGACATGGAATCACACCATCAAGTTTTTGTTCAACGAAGAAGCAGCCCGTGAAGGCCTATTGACCCTCAAGGTCGAGCTGTTTAGCTACTGGCTCGAAGGGAGGGATGACCTATATCTAGGAGAAGTCAACGTCTCCGTTCAGGAGCTTTTCACCACAAACCCGCTTCCACCGTTTGCAAACGGTAACGTCAATAAAATGAAGTCGTTGACTTGCCCTATCAAACTCACAGATGGAGGATGTGCCAACGCAAGGTTGAGCCTCTTGTACCGGTTTAAACCAGCACCGGTTGAGGGTCCATACCATCCAGAGCCTCAAGATCATTCCCCATCGATTGGTCAACCCGTTTATCCAAACCCGGATCCGGGTCGTCAGCTGGTTGTATATTCGCCTCGAATTCAAACGGGCACAACAAAAATGGTTTTAGAGGTCGTGATCAAACACGCCAAGGACATCAGAGATGTCAACGCCTTTTCGGTGATGGATGTATACGCATCCGTTGCTATCCTCAAGGACAGGAAGGTGAAGGACAGGATCAACACCCCTGTCGACTTCGCGGCCGATACAAACCCAAAGTTGAACCATAGGGTTAAGTTTTCTCTCGACGAAAAGTTAGCTCAAGAAGGGCGTTTGATCCTCCTCGTGGAAATGATGAGCCACAGGCCTTTTCTTGGTGACAAGGAGATTGGATTCGTAAGACTTCCTATTCAACAGCTATTAGCTTCGAATCTACCCACTCCGTTAAAAAACGGTGAAGGTAACGGTATGAAGTTGGAGACACACGCTTTGACGGGTCCTTATGGGAAAAAGGGTGTCGTGAGCTTCACGTATAGGTTTCTTACGGAACAAGTCACATTTTCAACGGTTACACCACCATCAACCACAACGTCCCAACCATATATGTATCTACCGGTCTCGCCTCACTCATATGCGTCGTCGGATCCGGTTCAGGTGACCCCGAGTTACGTGCCTGTTCAACAAGGTGGAAATGCTGGGCCAAGCAACGGTCTAGTACCAATTTATATGCCAACGCCATATCAACCACATGGATACCAACAATATCCAACACTGCCGGCGGCCCAACCGTATCCGCATCCgcagccaccaccaccacaactATAG